A part of Candidatus Diapherotrites archaeon genomic DNA contains:
- a CDS encoding KEOPS complex kinase/ATPase Bud32 — protein MISMKLLRRGAEAELWLKETRKEKILLKKRAPKEYRRKELDERIRKHRTRSESNLIARSARIGVKTPQILDVNEKECTIEMEFIEGKRLKDALNERNVFLCKEVGKEIALMHREGIIHGDLTTSNVILNRKKELIFIDFGLGFHSNKIEDKAVDLLVFKKTFMATHFKLNKGWQLILEGYRKNYSEAGRVIRQIKKVEERGRYL, from the coding sequence ATGATTTCTATGAAGCTTTTAAGGAGGGGAGCAGAGGCAGAGCTCTGGCTCAAGGAGACAAGGAAGGAAAAAATTCTTTTGAAGAAAAGGGCGCCGAAAGAATACAGGAGAAAAGAATTGGATGAAAGGATTAGGAAGCATAGGACGAGAAGTGAATCAAACCTTATTGCAAGGAGCGCAAGGATCGGGGTGAAGACACCTCAAATACTGGATGTGAATGAAAAAGAATGCACAATAGAAATGGAATTCATTGAAGGGAAAAGGCTGAAGGATGCCTTGAATGAAAGGAATGTTTTCTTGTGCAAAGAAGTAGGAAAAGAAATTGCGTTAATGCACAGGGAAGGAATAATTCACGGGGATTTAACAACATCAAATGTTATTCTGAACAGGAAAAAAGAGCTTATCTTCATTGATTTTGGTTTGGGATTTCACTCAAACAAGATTGAAGACAAGGCAGTTGACCTCCTGGTTTTCAAGAAGACATTCATGGCAACGCACTTCAAGCTCAATAAAGGATGGCAATTAATTTTAGAGGGTTACAGGAAAAATTACAGTGAAGCAGGAAGGGTTATAAGGCAAATCAAAAAAGTGGAAGAGAGAGGCAGATATTTGTAA
- the dnaJ gene encoding molecular chaperone DnaJ — MPAKKDYYDILGVKKGATPDEIKEAYKELAKKYHPDVSKEPNAEEKFKEVLEAYSVLSDPEKKANYDQFGHAAEGFTGFRGYGDFSRGFDFGDFGNIEFDFDDLFKSFGFGDIFGREFRTREKRRPRRGLDLRYDLNISFEEAAFGTKKEIEVERIEECEECRGKGSIGSDGMIQCPQCTGKGFIERTQRTPFGIFSTRTTCQKCKGEGKINRNPCQKCRGLGRIKKKRKITVRIPEGIENGAFLRMQGEGNAGDREAGNGDLYVVIFIEPHEFFKRDEADLYAEIPITFSMAALGGELSVPTLKEKVKLKVPAGTQTGTIFKLKGKGIKDINKGRYGDEYIKVIIRTPKHLNKKEKELFEELHKEEKEEYKDNGFFKKFWGKSG; from the coding sequence TTGCCTGCAAAAAAAGACTATTATGACATTCTGGGAGTCAAAAAAGGTGCAACACCTGATGAGATAAAGGAAGCATACAAAGAGCTGGCGAAGAAATATCATCCTGATGTAAGCAAGGAACCGAACGCAGAAGAAAAATTCAAGGAAGTATTAGAAGCATATTCAGTCCTCTCAGACCCAGAGAAAAAAGCTAATTACGACCAATTTGGCCACGCAGCAGAAGGATTCACAGGATTCAGGGGATACGGAGATTTCAGCAGGGGATTTGATTTCGGGGACTTCGGCAACATTGAATTCGACTTTGATGACTTATTCAAAAGCTTTGGTTTCGGAGACATCTTTGGAAGAGAATTCAGGACAAGAGAAAAGAGAAGGCCGAGGAGAGGTCTTGACTTAAGGTATGATTTGAATATAAGCTTTGAGGAAGCGGCATTCGGCACAAAAAAAGAAATTGAAGTAGAAAGAATAGAGGAATGCGAGGAATGCAGAGGCAAAGGAAGCATTGGCTCAGACGGAATGATTCAATGCCCTCAATGCACAGGAAAAGGATTCATTGAAAGGACACAGAGAACCCCATTTGGAATATTCTCTACAAGAACCACCTGCCAGAAATGCAAAGGAGAAGGAAAAATAAATAGGAATCCCTGCCAGAAATGCAGAGGCTTGGGGAGAATAAAAAAGAAAAGAAAAATTACTGTAAGAATTCCTGAAGGAATAGAGAACGGTGCATTCCTCAGAATGCAGGGGGAAGGAAACGCAGGGGACAGGGAAGCCGGAAACGGAGACTTATATGTTGTAATATTCATTGAGCCCCACGAATTCTTCAAAAGGGACGAAGCAGACCTTTACGCTGAAATTCCCATAACTTTCTCTATGGCCGCGCTTGGGGGAGAGCTTTCAGTTCCAACGCTGAAAGAAAAAGTGAAATTAAAGGTGCCTGCAGGAACGCAGACAGGAACAATATTCAAGCTTAAAGGAAAAGGAATCAAAGACATAAACAAAGGCAGGTATGGGGATGAGTACATCAAAGTAATTATAAGGACTCCAAAGCACTTGAACAAAAAAGAAAAAGAATTATTCGAAGAATTACATAAAGAAGAAAAAGAAGAATACAAAGACAATGGTTTTTTCAAAAAGTTCTGGGGCAAAAGCGGATAA
- a CDS encoding exosortase/archaeosortase family protein, whose amino-acid sequence MLVWTVDLKFLEDWLAGTEAGFTGLQSKGNIIFLKEEKIEINPSCTGLISASILAAVIFSLRKPEIKKKILIFLGGTIILFLLNIARVYFVLLIGISYGAQTAEFAHQLTWLSTAAFIVILWYYFTLRITKSKEFHELL is encoded by the coding sequence CTGCTCGTATGGACTGTGGACCTGAAGTTCTTGGAGGACTGGCTTGCAGGAACAGAAGCAGGCTTCACAGGCCTCCAAAGCAAGGGAAACATCATTTTCCTGAAAGAAGAAAAAATTGAAATCAATCCTTCCTGCACAGGCCTCATAAGCGCAAGCATTCTGGCAGCAGTAATCTTTTCATTGAGGAAGCCTGAAATAAAAAAGAAGATTTTGATTTTCTTGGGTGGGACAATAATTTTATTCCTTTTGAATATTGCGCGAGTGTACTTTGTGCTCTTAATTGGAATAAGTTATGGAGCCCAAACAGCAGAATTCGCTCATCAGCTGACCTGGCTGAGCACAGCAGCATTCATTGTAATTTTATGGTATTACTTCACTTTGCGCATCACGAAATCAAAGGAATTCCACGAGCTACTCTGA
- the sppA gene encoding signal peptide peptidase SppA has protein sequence MDKKLLALIIIVFAIIVLVGFAWLASIFFGGESFSSSGGFLSFGPSIAIIPIKGEIVSGAPYLSSSLSSQEIIDSIDEAENDPSVSAILLDIDSPGGAIVPTKQIVAKLKETKKPKVSWIADICTSGAYYIASASDFIMADEDSITGSIGVISIAPDINGLMEKLGVKVKIIKEGKYKALGNPFEELSAEEEQLIQEILSDAFSHFKRDVLKFRAGKISQEKFGEVADGRILSGAQAKKAGLIDALGTRDKAILKAGELAGIKGEPSLKVYGKKQLSFSDLFSQAGFSFGSGFITAVRPANLQPSIQAK, from the coding sequence ATGGATAAAAAATTGCTTGCGCTAATAATAATTGTTTTTGCTATAATTGTTTTAGTGGGCTTTGCATGGCTTGCAAGCATTTTCTTTGGAGGTGAAAGTTTTAGTTCTTCAGGAGGCTTCTTGTCTTTTGGCCCCTCAATTGCAATAATTCCAATTAAAGGAGAGATTGTTTCAGGGGCCCCTTATCTTAGTTCATCGCTGAGCTCACAGGAAATAATTGATTCAATTGATGAAGCTGAAAATGACCCTTCAGTTTCAGCAATTCTTCTGGACATAGACAGCCCTGGAGGGGCAATTGTTCCAACAAAACAGATTGTGGCAAAATTGAAGGAAACAAAAAAGCCCAAGGTTTCATGGATTGCGGACATTTGCACTTCCGGGGCATACTATATTGCTTCTGCTTCAGACTTCATTATGGCTGACGAGGATTCAATTACTGGTAGCATTGGAGTAATTTCCATTGCCCCTGACATTAACGGTTTGATGGAGAAGTTGGGGGTGAAAGTGAAAATTATAAAGGAAGGGAAATACAAGGCTTTAGGCAATCCTTTCGAGGAACTTTCAGCAGAAGAAGAGCAATTGATTCAGGAAATTTTAAGCGATGCTTTCTCTCACTTCAAGCGCGATGTACTGAAATTCAGGGCAGGAAAAATTTCACAAGAGAAATTTGGGGAGGTTGCAGATGGAAGAATTCTTTCAGGCGCCCAGGCAAAAAAAGCAGGATTGATTGACGCTTTGGGCACAAGGGATAAAGCAATACTGAAGGCAGGAGAACTCGCAGGCATTAAAGGAGAGCCTTCCCTTAAAGTTTACGGCAAAAAGCAGCTGTCTTTCTCTGACCTTTTTTCTCAAGCAGGTTTTTCATTTGGCTCAGGCTTTATTACAGCAGTACGTCCAGCAAACCTTCAGCCCTCAATCCAGGCAAAATAG
- a CDS encoding CDP-2,3-bis-(O-geranylgeranyl)-sn-glycerol synthase: protein MDLITSIVRMALIAAPLYAANGSAVIFSGRTPLDLNSKFVDGREVFGKGKTFRGTFFGIITGIIVTLIIANFFFNETLLLTKHYVFYGILVSVGAIFGDLTGSFLKRRMGLKRGAPVIILDQFDFLFVGILFGAFYALPSIEEFIALAAITLIAHKLSNMIAFKFKLKKVPW, encoded by the coding sequence ATGGATTTAATTACTTCAATTGTAAGGATGGCATTGATTGCTGCCCCGCTTTATGCAGCCAATGGAAGCGCGGTAATCTTTTCAGGGAGAACGCCCTTGGACTTAAACAGCAAATTTGTTGACGGAAGAGAAGTCTTCGGGAAAGGAAAAACCTTCAGGGGAACCTTTTTCGGAATAATAACAGGAATAATTGTAACGCTGATAATAGCAAACTTTTTCTTCAATGAAACCCTATTACTCACAAAACACTATGTTTTTTATGGAATACTAGTTTCAGTTGGAGCAATTTTCGGGGACCTAACAGGAAGCTTCCTTAAGAGAAGAATGGGATTAAAGAGAGGAGCCCCAGTAATAATCCTGGACCAATTTGATTTCCTTTTTGTGGGAATACTCTTCGGCGCATTCTATGCCCTGCCCTCAATAGAAGAATTCATTGCGCTCGCAGCAATAACACTCATAGCGCACAAGCTCTCAAACATGATTGCATTCAAGTTCAAATTAAAGAAAGTTCCCTGGTGA
- a CDS encoding 30S ribosomal protein S15, giving the protein MVKEHEQAREKKPVWVEIKEKELEELIVSLFNQGNSPSKIGVILRDQYGVPKAKLLAKKRLAKILKDHKLELKMPEDLMNLIRKSVAEYRHLEENKKDFKAKRGYQLTVSKIRRLTKYYIMEGKIPSDWRYTPEKASLLVK; this is encoded by the coding sequence ATGGTTAAAGAACATGAACAAGCAAGGGAAAAAAAGCCTGTGTGGGTCGAAATAAAGGAAAAAGAATTAGAGGAATTGATTGTAAGCTTATTCAATCAAGGAAACAGCCCTTCAAAGATTGGAGTAATTCTGCGCGACCAGTATGGAGTACCTAAAGCAAAACTTCTGGCAAAGAAAAGGCTTGCAAAAATCCTGAAAGACCACAAGCTTGAATTGAAGATGCCCGAAGACCTCATGAATTTGATAAGGAAGTCTGTTGCAGAATACAGGCACTTAGAGGAAAACAAGAAGGACTTCAAGGCAAAAAGAGGCTACCAGCTCACAGTATCAAAAATCAGAAGGCTTACTAAATATTATATCATGGAAGGAAAAATTCCAAGCGATTGGAGATACACCCCAGAAAAAGCGTCATTGCTTGTGAAGTGA
- a CDS encoding DUF92 domain-containing protein — protein sequence MSQLTEIIILLVFLALFSLITLKKKNYDIEGILTGNIIGIASYLLGGLTAFMVIAYFFVIGEIGTRYGRNKRKDKHEKRSTGNVLGNSLPSFFFLPFSSIAFFSGIASALADTLAAEIGMLSKKKPVLITDFRKVERGTDGAITALGLIASIIGAGLIALIHYGLFRNINSFIIILIAGFLGSIADSFLGATLQRKKLLDNNSVNFFATAMGAAAAFILAKAVI from the coding sequence ATGAGCCAATTAACTGAAATAATCATCCTCCTTGTTTTTCTGGCTTTATTCTCTTTAATTACATTAAAGAAAAAAAATTATGATATTGAGGGAATCCTGACAGGAAACATAATTGGAATTGCATCCTATTTATTGGGCGGCCTGACAGCATTCATGGTCATAGCATACTTTTTTGTGATAGGAGAAATTGGAACACGATATGGAAGGAATAAAAGAAAAGACAAGCACGAAAAGAGAAGCACTGGAAACGTGCTTGGAAACAGCCTGCCTTCATTTTTCTTTCTGCCATTCAGTTCAATTGCTTTTTTTTCTGGAATTGCAAGCGCCCTTGCAGACACCCTTGCAGCAGAAATAGGCATGCTCAGCAAAAAAAAGCCTGTCCTTATCACAGATTTCAGGAAGGTTGAGAGAGGCACAGACGGGGCAATAACAGCTCTTGGATTAATTGCCTCAATAATTGGAGCAGGATTAATAGCATTAATCCATTACGGCTTATTCAGGAACATTAATTCTTTCATTATAATTCTGATTGCAGGATTTTTGGGTTCAATAGCAGACAGCTTTCTTGGGGCAACACTGCAGAGAAAGAAATTATTGGACAATAATTCAGTCAACTTCTTTGCCACAGCCATGGGCGCAGCAGCAGCATTTATATTAGCGAAAGCAGTAATATAA